From a region of the Merismopedia glauca CCAP 1448/3 genome:
- the gltB gene encoding glutamate synthase large subunit — translation MQNGELTSQRLGDRFESQLTPYLGQRWLVEERDACGVGFVASIAGDATHRLVQQSLKALSCMEHRGGCSADRDSGDGAGLMTAIPWELLEDWAKNRAISGLSRKKTAVGMFFLPQDPLLAQKVREITEQVVKEEQFQVLGWREVPVKPEVLGIQARENQPQIEQLIVSCWESEGDALERKLYLSSCRIGKEISKFTEIKLDFYICSFSSRTIVYKGMVRSQVLGEFYLDLQNPAYQSAFAVYHRRFSTNTLPKWPLAQPMRLLGHNGEINTILGNINWITAREGDLDHPVWEGRMGDIKPIVNPENSDSATLDNVFELLVRSGRSPLEAISILVPEAYLNQPELADHPEIVDYYEYYSAIQEAWDGPALLVFTDGKQVGASLDRNGLRPARYSITKDGMVVVASEAGVVDLPEADILEKGRLGPGEAIAVDFQTQEVLHNWEIKQRIAKKQPYGKWLQEHRQTLPVLPFPEATEMDLPTRLQQQTAFGYTAEDVEMVINEMAQEGKEPTFCMGDDIPLAVLSSKPHVLYDYFKQRFAQVTNPAIDPLREKLVMSATIQLGKRGNLLLEKPEYAKLLKLESPVLNDAELEEITVSGFVTTKLSTQFSLAAGPNGLKDAVKTLCEQAANAVKAGSSILILSDRLNINQSHSPLSAEYTYIPPLLAVGAVHHYLISYGLRCQASLVVDTAQCWSTHHFACLIGYGASAICPYLALETVRAWWGETKTQSLMERGKISSINIEQAQINYRKAVEGGLLKILSKMGISLLSSYQAAQIFEAIGIGRDLLDLGFKGTTSRINGLSVAELAQETVSFHQKAFPEINIKKLENLGFVQFRPGGEYHGNSPELAKLLHKAVDGFKTPLETVASKGKAPVGYDHYETYLKFLEGRPVAALRDMLEFNSDRSPISIEEVESIADIVKRFCTGGMSLGALSREAHETLAIAMNRLGGKSNSGEGGEDSVRFYPLQDVDSEGRSQQLPHLKGLQNGDTASSAIKQVAAGRFGVTPEYLMSAKQLEIKISQGAKPGEGGQLPGKKVSSYIAMLRRTKPGVTLISPPPHHDIYSIEDLAQLIFDLHQINPKAQVSVKLVAEIGIGTVAAGVAKANADIIQVSGHDGGTGASPLSSIKHAGSPWELGLTEVHRVLMENNLRDRVLLRVDGGFKSGWDVIMGALMGGEEYGFGSIAMIAEGCIMARICHTNNCPVGVTSQREDLRLRYPGTPEHVVNFFYFVAQEVRSLLARLGYRSLEEIIGRADLLQVRKDLQLTKTEAINLDCLTKLPDTRTDRTWLQHETVHSNGAVLDDEILADPEIQSAIANQSTVTKSITAINTDRTIGARLAGAIASQYGNNGFSGQINLNFQGSVGQSFGAFNLPNVILHLEGEANDYVGKGMHGGEIVIKPPAEATYDPSKNVIIGNTCLYGATGGVLYANGLAGERFAVRNSQAKAVIEGAGDHCCEYMTGGTIVVLGKVGRNVGAGMTGGLGYFLDEEGGFPGRVNPEIVKIQRVQSTVGEGQLKELISSHFEKTGSPKAKLILDNWSEYLPKFWQVVPPSEADSPEASMEKQLTSI, via the coding sequence ATGCAAAATGGCGAACTGACAAGTCAGCGCTTGGGCGATCGCTTTGAGTCACAATTAACACCATATCTCGGACAGCGATGGCTGGTAGAAGAAAGAGATGCTTGTGGAGTCGGTTTTGTTGCTTCTATAGCTGGAGATGCGACACACAGGTTAGTTCAACAATCCCTGAAAGCGTTATCTTGCATGGAACATCGGGGTGGATGCAGTGCCGATCGCGATTCTGGTGATGGTGCGGGGTTAATGACGGCTATCCCTTGGGAATTGCTGGAAGATTGGGCAAAAAATCGAGCTATTTCGGGCTTAAGTCGGAAAAAGACAGCAGTGGGAATGTTCTTTTTACCCCAAGATCCACTTCTGGCACAAAAGGTGCGGGAAATTACCGAACAGGTGGTAAAAGAAGAGCAATTCCAGGTTTTAGGTTGGCGTGAGGTTCCAGTCAAACCGGAAGTGTTGGGGATTCAAGCTAGGGAAAATCAACCCCAAATCGAGCAATTAATAGTTAGCTGCTGGGAATCTGAAGGGGATGCGTTAGAAAGAAAGTTATATTTATCCAGTTGTCGGATTGGCAAAGAAATTAGTAAATTTACCGAAATTAAATTAGATTTCTATATTTGTTCCTTCTCTAGCCGGACGATAGTTTATAAAGGAATGGTGCGATCGCAGGTTTTGGGTGAGTTCTATCTAGATTTGCAAAACCCAGCTTATCAGAGTGCGTTTGCGGTGTATCATCGCCGCTTTAGCACCAATACTCTACCTAAATGGCCCCTAGCTCAACCCATGCGGTTGCTGGGTCATAATGGCGAAATTAACACCATTCTAGGCAATATTAATTGGATAACGGCGCGGGAAGGTGACTTGGATCATCCGGTGTGGGAGGGACGAATGGGAGATATCAAACCCATCGTCAATCCTGAAAATAGCGACTCTGCTACCCTAGATAATGTATTTGAGTTACTGGTGCGTTCTGGGCGCAGTCCATTGGAAGCTATCTCTATCTTAGTGCCAGAGGCTTATCTAAATCAACCAGAATTAGCAGACCATCCCGAAATAGTTGATTATTACGAGTATTATAGTGCCATTCAAGAGGCTTGGGATGGCCCAGCGTTACTAGTATTTACCGATGGAAAGCAAGTAGGTGCGAGTTTAGATCGCAATGGTTTAAGACCAGCCCGCTATAGTATTACCAAAGATGGGATGGTGGTGGTAGCTTCGGAAGCTGGGGTAGTGGATCTACCAGAAGCAGATATATTGGAGAAAGGAAGGCTTGGTCCTGGAGAGGCGATCGCTGTCGATTTCCAAACCCAAGAAGTTCTACACAACTGGGAAATCAAGCAGCGCATCGCGAAAAAGCAACCTTATGGCAAATGGTTGCAAGAACATCGTCAAACCCTCCCAGTTTTGCCATTTCCTGAAGCAACGGAGATGGATCTCCCCACTAGATTGCAGCAGCAGACGGCTTTTGGCTACACGGCTGAAGATGTAGAAATGGTCATCAATGAGATGGCGCAGGAAGGGAAAGAACCTACTTTCTGCATGGGTGATGATATTCCCTTGGCGGTTTTATCTAGTAAGCCTCACGTTCTGTACGATTACTTTAAGCAAAGATTCGCTCAGGTGACTAATCCGGCGATAGACCCATTAAGGGAAAAGCTGGTCATGTCTGCAACGATCCAGTTGGGTAAACGGGGTAACTTACTCCTAGAAAAGCCGGAATATGCCAAGTTATTAAAGCTAGAAAGTCCGGTTTTAAACGATGCTGAGTTAGAAGAAATAACTGTTTCTGGGTTTGTGACGACTAAGCTTTCCACTCAGTTTAGTCTAGCTGCTGGACCAAATGGACTCAAAGATGCAGTCAAAACTTTGTGCGAACAAGCCGCGAATGCGGTCAAAGCTGGTAGTAGCATTTTAATCTTAAGCGATCGCCTCAACATAAATCAATCTCACTCCCCTCTATCCGCAGAATATACCTATATTCCCCCATTATTAGCTGTAGGTGCGGTTCATCACTATCTCATTTCTTATGGATTGCGCTGTCAAGCCTCCTTAGTAGTCGATACGGCTCAATGCTGGAGTACGCACCATTTTGCTTGTTTAATCGGGTATGGAGCAAGTGCAATTTGTCCTTACTTAGCTTTAGAAACAGTTAGGGCTTGGTGGGGTGAGACAAAAACACAATCACTCATGGAAAGAGGGAAAATATCCTCTATTAATATTGAACAAGCCCAAATTAACTACAGAAAAGCTGTAGAAGGTGGGTTGCTGAAGATTCTTTCTAAGATGGGAATCTCCCTGTTGTCTTCCTATCAAGCAGCACAGATTTTTGAAGCGATTGGAATTGGGCGAGATTTACTAGATTTGGGATTTAAAGGCACTACTTCACGGATTAATGGTTTAAGTGTCGCAGAATTAGCTCAAGAAACCGTTTCTTTCCATCAGAAAGCTTTCCCAGAAATTAATATCAAGAAGTTAGAGAATTTGGGGTTTGTGCAATTCCGTCCAGGTGGAGAATATCACGGAAATAGCCCAGAACTAGCTAAGTTGCTGCATAAAGCAGTAGATGGTTTTAAAACACCTCTAGAAACTGTTGCATCTAAAGGTAAAGCCCCTGTAGGTTACGATCATTATGAGACTTATCTAAAGTTCCTCGAAGGTCGTCCCGTGGCTGCCTTGCGGGATATGTTGGAGTTTAACAGTGATCGCTCTCCTATTTCCATAGAGGAAGTGGAATCGATCGCAGATATCGTCAAACGCTTCTGTACTGGGGGAATGTCTCTGGGTGCATTATCGAGAGAAGCGCATGAAACCCTAGCTATAGCTATGAACCGCTTGGGTGGCAAGTCTAATTCTGGGGAAGGGGGCGAAGATTCAGTCCGTTTTTACCCCTTACAAGATGTAGATAGTGAAGGACGTTCCCAACAGTTACCCCACCTCAAAGGATTGCAAAACGGGGATACGGCTTCTAGTGCGATTAAACAAGTTGCTGCGGGAAGGTTTGGTGTCACCCCAGAATACTTGATGAGCGCTAAGCAACTGGAGATTAAAATATCTCAAGGTGCAAAACCAGGGGAAGGCGGTCAGTTACCAGGTAAAAAGGTCAGTTCTTACATCGCTATGCTGCGTCGCACAAAACCAGGTGTCACCCTCATTTCTCCACCACCTCACCACGATATCTACTCGATTGAAGATTTAGCGCAATTAATCTTCGATCTGCATCAAATTAATCCTAAAGCTCAAGTTTCAGTCAAACTAGTTGCAGAAATTGGGATTGGTACGGTAGCAGCAGGTGTAGCTAAAGCTAACGCCGATATTATCCAGGTTTCCGGTCACGATGGCGGAACTGGTGCATCGCCTCTATCTTCCATTAAACACGCAGGTTCTCCCTGGGAATTGGGATTAACTGAAGTACATCGGGTATTGATGGAAAACAACCTGCGCGATCGCGTTTTGTTGCGAGTAGATGGCGGATTCAAGAGCGGTTGGGATGTAATCATGGGTGCGTTGATGGGAGGTGAAGAATATGGCTTCGGTTCCATCGCTATGATTGCAGAAGGCTGTATTATGGCGAGAATCTGTCATACTAATAACTGTCCTGTTGGTGTCACCTCCCAACGGGAAGACTTGCGCTTGAGATATCCAGGAACCCCAGAACACGTCGTCAATTTCTTCTACTTTGTCGCGCAAGAAGTCCGTTCTTTATTGGCGCGTTTGGGTTATCGTTCTTTAGAAGAGATTATCGGAAGGGCAGATCTATTACAGGTTAGGAAAGACTTACAATTAACTAAAACAGAGGCGATTAATCTAGATTGTCTGACTAAACTGCCAGATACTAGAACTGACCGAACTTGGCTGCAACATGAAACCGTTCATAGCAATGGTGCAGTGCTAGATGACGAAATTTTAGCAGATCCAGAGATTCAAAGCGCGATCGCCAATCAATCTACCGTCACCAAATCCATCACTGCGATCAATACAGATCGTACCATTGGCGCTAGACTAGCGGGTGCGATCGCCTCTCAATACGGTAATAACGGCTTTAGCGGTCAAATAAACCTGAATTTCCAAGGTAGTGTCGGTCAAAGCTTTGGTGCTTTCAACCTTCCCAATGTGATATTACACCTAGAAGGGGAAGCCAACGATTATGTAGGTAAAGGGATGCATGGCGGAGAAATAGTCATTAAACCACCTGCTGAAGCTACCTACGATCCTTCCAAAAACGTGATTATCGGTAACACCTGTTTGTATGGTGCGACGGGTGGAGTCCTCTACGCCAACGGTTTAGCAGGAGAACGGTTTGCAGTGCGGAATTCTCAAGCCAAAGCCGTTATAGAGGGTGCTGGCGACCACTGCTGCGAATATATGACTGGGGGAACTATAGTGGTTTTGGGTAAAGTTGGACGTAACGTCGGTGCGGGAATGACTGGCGGATTGGGTTACTTCTTGGATGAAGAAGGCGGATTTCCAGGGAGAGTGAACCCCGAAATCGTCAAGATCCAACGGGTACAATCTACTGTAGGAGAAGGGCAGTTAAAAGAGCTTATTTCGTCTCATTTCGAGAAAACTGGTTCGCCTAAAGCTAAGTTAATCTTAGATAATTGGAGTGAGTATCTACCTAAGTTCTGGCAAGTAGTACCCCCATCTGAAGCTGATTCACCCGAAGCTAGCATGGAGAAGCAACTGACTTCTATTTAA